Proteins from a genomic interval of Macaca mulatta isolate MMU2019108-1 chromosome 18, T2T-MMU8v2.0, whole genome shotgun sequence:
- the LOC700283 gene encoding uncharacterized protein LOC700283, producing the protein MVSHQQTEVPGNPSLSYFLSTEQPGQARTARFRCRGASRGGGGLFLRGQADRAGETEATLDPQPRGVHESSARARARREAARGTGLRCERVRGQGGGGGRGEEGGEAACASKTSGDIQGDSVVDAAPDATAEKQNLGTGLRKSHPSLRQGKRRAEGVNLNTLSASGSKAGYVDPGGASGISRGSQNGFFPGRSRLLPALSLHPALALNKGPRGRRRKHGEGPERRGTREAYAGKRSPLRVCRLPRDLEWLLSLLALQFREMTFSCARRECYFKRLEKSLEWLPKIRSLFQRPQEATSRTLIPKRRPRSGMWLGDQFGIAKLSAFIKAETPWLFKTFDKDFL; encoded by the exons ATGGTGTCTCACCAACAGACTGAGGTTCCAGGAAACCCAAGCCTAAGCTACTTCCTCAGTACAG AGCAACCTGGGCAAGCGAGAACGGCCCGATTTCGGTGCAGGGGTGCATCCCGAGGGGGCGGGGGGCTGTTTCTGCGCGGACAGGCGGACCGAGCAGGGGAAACCGAGGCCACGCTGGATCCGCAGCCCCGAGGTGTCCACGAGAGCTCCGCTCGCGCGAGGGCGCGACGCGAGGCTGCCCGCGGGACCGGCCTGCGGTGCGAGCGGGTGAGAGGGCAGGGCGGCGGCGGGGGCCGGGGGGAGGAGGGCGGCGAGGCAGCGTGTGCGAGCAA GACTTCCGGTGACATCCAGGGCGACTCCGTCGTGGATGCAGCGCCGGATGCCACAGCCGAAAAACAGAATCTTGGAACTGGTTTA AGGAAGTCCCACCCCTCCCTTAGACAAGGAAAACGGAGAGCCGAAGGAGTCAATCTAAATACGTTGAGCGCGTCGGGCTCGAAGGCCGGCTATGTCGACCCGGGAGGAGCGTCTGGGATTTCTAGAGGGTCCCAGAACGGGTTCTTCCCAGGCCGATCCCGCCTGCTTCCTGCCCTGTCCCTCCACCCGGCTCTCGCCCTCAATAAGGGACCCCGAGGGCGGCGCCGGAAACACGGAGAAGGCCCAGAACGGCGCGGGACCCGAGAGGCCTACGCTGGCAAACGCAGCCCGCTGCGTGTCTGCCGGCTTCCCCGGGACCTGGAGTGGCTCCTGTCGCTTCTGGCGCTCCAATTTCGAGAAATGACTTTCAGCTGTGCAAGGCGAGAATGCTACTTTAAACGATTAGAAAAATCTCTCGAATGGCTCCCCAAAATAAGGTCCTTGTTTCAGAGGCCACAGGAAGCCACCAGCCGAACTCTGATACCAAAAAGGAGACCAAGAAGCGGAATGTGGCTTGGTGACCAGTTTGGTATTGCCAAACTTTCAGCTTTTATTAAAGCTGAAACACCTTGGCTGTTTAAAACGTTCGACAAGGACTTTTTATGA